In one window of Plasmodium berghei ANKA genome assembly, chromosome: 14 DNA:
- a CDS encoding male development gene 1, which yields MKCINIPTSTIGCLLLFFLSSQNAQYECMNIKGSSNNGSGGKANFNVQDGKLNTKWSDNGYSFMDLIKNGYVKNKDLDDIKDDLASELATKIQNSISKYIKEDNDEDELNDDDIKNLKIYVKEISGYVGLKAADLLDKNLESALKPLIENKSFDKSESKLSNEGTSSFRFNNEIIDDEDPEEEIDHFADDLTDKYEVKQNENLEQYEKDINPHH from the coding sequence ATGAAGTGTATTAATATTCCAACATCAACCATAGGGTgtctattattattttttttgagcTCACAAAATGCTCAATACGAGTGCATGAATATAAAAGGTTCATCAAATAATGGAAGTGGAGGCAAGGCAAATTTTAATGTTCAAGATGGaaaattaaatacaaaatgGAGTGACAATGGCTATAGTTTTATGGATCTCATAAAAAATGGCTACGTGAAAAATAAAGACTTAGATGATATTAAAGATGATCTAGCTTCTGAATTAGCTACAAAAATCCAAAACAGTATAAGCaagtatataaaagaaGACAACGATGAAGATGAGTTAAATGatgatgatataaaaaatttgaagaTTTATGTAAAGGAAATTTCTGGATATGTAGGTTTAAAAGCCGCAGACTTATTagataaaaatttagaaaGTGCTCTTAAACCTcttatagaaaataaatcatttgACAAATCAGAAAGTAAATTAAGTAACGAAGGAACAAGCAGTTTTAGATTTAACAACGAAATTATTGACGATGAAGACCCTGAAGAAGAAATTGATCATTTTGCAGATGATTTAACTGATAAATATGAAGTTAagcaaaatgaaaatttagaaCAATATGAAAAAGACATAAATCCAcatcattaa
- a CDS encoding cell traversal protein for ookinetes and sporozoites, producing MNKLTKLSVISSVFVFFCFFNVLCLRGKNGSEMSSFLEGGVESSNRIKKSLASFISESSSLDDIGNGLAETITNEIFSAFQQDSSSFLQTKFDIKKHIKENAKKVLIEAIRLGLEPVEKIVAQSIQPPKVNRHTYSLVSPVVKALFNKIEEAVHKPVSDNIWDYAGGDDEYEETEEDNFDNDFFN from the coding sequence atgaataaattaacaaaattgtCAGTTATATCATCTGtctttgtatttttttgcttttttaaTGTTCTATGTTTGAGAGGCAAAAATGGATCAGAAATGTCGTCATTTCTTGAAGGTGGAGTCGAATCTTCCAAtcgtataaaaaaaagtttagCGTCATTTATATCCGAATCTTCATCACTTGATGATATTGGAAATGGATTAGCTGAAACAATTAccaatgaaatatttagtGCATTTCAACAAGACTCGTCATCATTTTTGCAAACCAAATTTgacataaaaaaacatataaaagaaaatgcaAAGAAAGTACTTATTGAAGCCATAAGATTAGGATTGGAGCCAGTTGAGAAAATTGTAGCACAATCTATTCAACCTCCTAAAGTCAACCGCCATACATACTCATTGGTGTCCCCAGTAGTAAAAGCACTTTTTAACAAGATAGAAGAAGCCGTTCACAAGCCAGTTAGTGATAATATATGGGACTATGCAGGGGGTGATGATGAATATGAAGAAACTGAAGAAGACAACTTCGATAATGATTTCTTTAATTAA
- a CDS encoding perforin-like protein 2, which translates to MKISVKDIFFHLILVQIIIYNIKCEISESLYTSKSDDTYSIDEYNVANLINEKQSHITNTNLVNQNERLNNSYKGLLNNQLDSLGKRHVLQHSPGNNNNNNISVLEKLNKDNSLIKHTKRGAYFIHIKQHNIINKNETKLNTNTNNAQFTNTKKSIISSHDHLDKYNKTYIDNLKSVKNNFIVPILDDNNTDFDDNNYLESEKYIPIKYPFDGHEMKHNNSNVDGNNIYHNEGTNKKSDVTEKENYNGNIKPTTCTKNKKESINKTLDTGNEFDLRNALLDDYKPDVNNYTNIKKSFKNKKKQRVTEKFKDFDLADALTPNINEHISINDGERNNENANFISMKDWGTNDEISQKGTLYKEDVDMSLKYLGLGYDIIMGNPEGDPLLSVDPGFRAPVLQINIKDVGISNNNDNIELNEGNQDSHSNIDDIKDGDNKKNRSNKKKIIPWIIPEHSCNQSKNVEEIKSLEEYTLELLSDVKVSTPSIFPYSFSASAGYKNALKKFKIQNSIIFMMKIYCLRYYTGIPTTTTMWEFTHNFRNALNKLPHTFDGLKEDNECTYEYYISKSHSPQCEKNVNKWMTFFKLHGTHVAHEMYLGGKIIIKVNIEKEEYNKIKENNLNMKTIFDFYFHKMGLSVRKNKQVQKFINKIHGSKTVSILGGHPGLNIDDSSFFEKWINSIDKNSMPIRTKLLPFSFFMDDPNMIKAYSDALIFYGLTYGIQIFDKKQYNHNEISIGDYLEKSIQKIYHGAPPGLLICPIGSTILMGFSLNLDFYKNQSLNEIVGINTCEQMKESCSGNGFTNKYSDIRIWGLCSEKPLYFIKQVVEQNEATKTTATCPENSVILFGFALMKGTGRSSANVVDLYPCRTGQNSCSAVLQNQKFKQSMIYIACVDKTTIGLDNLQTFTKVKNLGYVDPNNYQNDGYLDFECPQNSTLVFGFALEFHTNFQKARNNFIKCSKEENTCSIKGVGINTNLYLFKKDKHSLGIVALCRSAASKMGQN; encoded by the coding sequence ATGAAAATATCTgtaaaagatatattttttcatttaattttagtgcaaattataatatataatataaaatgtgaaaTAAGTGAAAGTTTATATACTTCTAAAAGTGATGATACATATAGTATCGACGAATACAACGTTGCTAATTTgataaatgaaaaacaGTCACATATTacaaatacaaatttagTTAATCAAAATGAACGATTGAACAATAGTTATAAAGGATTATTAAACAATCAATTAGATTCTTTGGGTAAAAGACATGTATTACAGCACTCGCctggaaataataataataataatatcagTGTTCTTGagaaattaaataaagataattcCTTAATAAAACATACTAAAAGAGgtgcatattttattcacaTAAAACAgcataatataattaataaaaatgaaacaaaattaaacaCAAACACGAATAATGCACAATTTacaaatacaaaaaaaagcatTATTAGTTCTCATGATCATTTGGATAAATACAACAAAACTTATATTGATAATCTTAAAAGCGTAAAGAATAATTTTATCGTGCCAATTTTAGATGATAACAATACTGATTTcgatgataataattatttagaatcagaaaaatatatcccGATAAAATATCCATTTGACGGGCATGAGATGaaacataataatagcAATGTTGATgggaataatatatatcataatgAGGGgacaaacaaaaaaagtGATGTAACTGagaaagaaaattataatggaaatataaaaccTACTACATGcactaaaaataaaaaagaaagtataaataaaacgcTAGACACAGGAAATGAATTTGATTTAAGGAATGCGCTACTAGATGATTATAAGCCTgatgtaaataattatacaaatattaaaaaaagttttaaaaataaaaaaaaacaaagagTTACagaaaaatttaaagatTTTGATTTAGCAGACGCTTTAACACCAAATATTAATGAGCATATTTCAATAAATGATGGAGAAAGGAACAATGAAAATGCGAACTTTATAAGCATGAAAGATTGGGGTACCAATGATGAAATTTCCCAAAAGGGAACGTTATACAAAGAAGATGTAGATATGTCCTTAAAATATTTGGGATTAGGATATGACATTATTATGGGAAACCCAGAAGGTGATCCATTGCTAAGCGTAGATCCAGGGTTTAGAGCCCCAGTTCTTCAAATAAACATTAAAGATGTTGGTATAAGCAATaacaatgataatatagaaCTAAATGAGGGCAACCAAGATAGTCATTCAAACATTGATGATATAAAAGATGGtgacaataaaaaaaatcgtagtaataaaaagaaaataattccaTGGATAATTCCAGAGCATTCATGCAACCAATCAAAAAATGtcgaagaaataaaaagtttaGAAGAATATACATTAGAATTATTATCAGATGTTAAGGTAAGTACTCCTTCTATATTCCCATATTCTTTTTCAGCTTCTGCGggatataaaaatgcattaaaaaaattcaaaattcaaaattcaattatatttatgatgAAGATATATTGCTTAAGATATTATACTGGTATACCTACAACTACCACAATGTGGGAATTTACACATAATTTTCGAAATgctttaaataaattgcCTCATACATTTGATGGCTTAAAAGAAGATAATGAATGTACATAcgaatattatataagcAAATCACATAGCCCTCAATGTGAAAAAAACGTAAATAAATGGAtgactttttttaaacttcACGGTACGCATGTAGCACATGAAATGTATTTAGGTggcaaaataataataaaggtaaatatagaaaaagaagaatataataaaataaaagaaaataatttaaatatgaaaacaatatttgatttttattttcataaaatggGATTATCtgtaagaaaaaataaacaagtccaaaaatttataaataaaatacatgGATCAAAAACAGTGTCTATACTTGGTGGGCATCCAGGTTTAAATATAGATgattcatcattttttgaaaaatggataaattcaattgataaaaattctATGCCTATAAGGACGAAATTATTGCCatttagtttttttatgGACGATccaaatatgataaaagcATATAGTGAtgcattaatattttatggtTTAACTTATggaatacaaatatttgataaaaagCAATATAATCATAATGAAATTTCTATTGGTGattatttagaaaaatctattcaaaaaatatatcatggTGCACCTCCTGGGTTATTAATATGCCCAATTGGTAGTACTATATTAATGGGGTTTTCCCTAAATTTagatttttataaaaatcaaaGTTTAAACGAAATAGTCGGAATTAATACTTGTGAACAAATGAAAGAATCATGTAGTGGAAATGGgtttacaaataaatattcagATATAAGAATATGGGGTCTATGCTCAGAAAAaccattatattttataaagcAAGTAGTAGAACAAAATGAAGCAACTAAAACAACAGCAACATGCCCTGAAAATTCTGTGATTTTATTTGGATTTGCTTTAATGAAAGGAACAGGTAGATCATCTGCTAATGTAGTAGATCTTTATCCTTGCCGCACAGGCCAAAATAGTTGCTCAGCTGTTTTACAAAATCaaaaatttaaacaaagtatgatatatattgcaTGTGTAGATAAAACAACTATAGGATTAGATAATCTACAAACTTTTACTAAAGTAAAAAATCTGGGATATGTTGACCCAaataattatcaaaatGATGGATACCTAGATTTTGAATGTCCTCAAAATAGTACTCTTGTATTTGGTTTTGCTTTGGAATTTCATACAAATTTCCAAAAAGCtagaaataattttataaaatgttctaaagaagaaaatacaTGTAGCATAAAAGGAGTAGGAATTAACACTaatctatatttatttaagaAAGACAAACACTCCCTTGGAATAGTTGCTCTTTGCCGCTCGGCAGCTTCAAAGATGGGGCAAAATTAA